One window of Phycisphaeraceae bacterium genomic DNA carries:
- a CDS encoding helix-turn-helix domain-containing protein yields MNRSALPEPELSLSPKELAAAVGLSESTLKRWVDSGVIAAAKTPGGHRRIPRSEAIRLIRDSKLSLVNPDLLGVQDVDTARDTPTSPGLEGLRLFELLRDGQERHARGLLISLYLSGRSVIEICDGPVREAMHRIGELWQHEESGIYREHRASDIMVNALNHLRGLLPVLPEHAPLAIGASPSGDPYVIPSLVASIVLESAGFRTSNMGPDLPISALRAAAADLSPSLVWLSVSCDDISAETGKDALRLADELAARRIAFVIGGRSRALIPASPNAHHAMSMGELVAFAKGVFTTQ; encoded by the coding sequence GTGAATCGTTCAGCCCTTCCGGAGCCGGAGCTTTCGTTATCGCCGAAGGAGTTGGCGGCGGCGGTCGGGCTGAGCGAGTCAACGCTGAAGCGTTGGGTGGACTCGGGCGTGATTGCCGCGGCGAAGACGCCGGGCGGGCACCGACGGATCCCGAGGTCTGAGGCGATTCGGTTGATCCGCGATTCGAAGTTGTCGCTGGTGAACCCGGATCTCTTGGGTGTGCAGGATGTGGACACGGCCCGGGACACGCCGACCTCGCCGGGGCTTGAGGGGCTGCGGCTGTTTGAGTTGCTGCGCGATGGGCAGGAGCGGCACGCACGCGGGCTGCTGATCTCGCTGTATCTGTCGGGACGTTCGGTGATCGAGATCTGCGACGGTCCTGTGCGGGAGGCGATGCACCGCATCGGCGAGTTGTGGCAGCACGAGGAGTCGGGGATCTATCGCGAGCATCGGGCCAGCGACATCATGGTGAACGCGCTGAATCACCTGCGCGGGCTGCTGCCGGTTCTGCCGGAGCACGCGCCGCTTGCGATCGGCGCGTCACCATCGGGGGACCCTTATGTGATCCCGTCGCTGGTGGCGTCGATTGTGTTGGAGTCGGCGGGGTTCAGGACAAGCAACATGGGGCCGGACCTGCCGATCTCGGCTCTGCGGGCTGCGGCAGCGGACCTCTCGCCGTCGCTGGTCTGGTTGAGCGTGAGTTGTGATGACATCTCGGCGGAGACCGGCAAGGATGCGCTGCGGCTGGCGGATGAACTGGCGGCCCGGCGGATCGCGTTCGTGATCGGTGGGCGGAGCCGCGCACTCATTCCGGCGAGCCCGAACGCTCATCACGCCATGTCGATGGGCGAGCTGGTCGCGTTTGCGAAGGGCGTGTTCACGACGCAGTGA
- the hisE gene encoding phosphoribosyl-ATP diphosphatase, which produces MIIPSIDLMGGQTVQLVQGKRKVIDAGDPAPIARDFGLVGEIAVVDLDAALGKGTNESLIEPLLNIADCRVGGGIRDARTAIRWLDAGATRVVLGTRAVPDVLRDLPRDRVIAALDARDGDVVTHGWTASTGTKIADRMRDLADFAGEFLVTFVEVEGTMQGTNIERAAELGELARSLGCRLTIAGGVKSVEEIAALDGLGIDAQIGMALYTGTFTIADALVAMLKTDRPDGLIPTVVADERGAALGLTYSSPESIRLALSERRGVYFSRSRAGIWRKGESSGATQQLLAVSLDCDRDTIRFTVKQDGSGFCHTGARTCFGPSRGLASLESRLTTIKRATDPLRVSALPPPHAPPSSAPSSLPTSSPSESLCLCGESSSSSPPLPSAALRVETPSYTSRLLRDPSLLRSKLLEEAGELMDATDRDHITREAADVLYFTLARLAGAGVSLADVERELDRRARKITRRPGNAKPPVTAPPAEATP; this is translated from the coding sequence ATGATCATCCCCTCGATCGATCTCATGGGTGGTCAGACCGTGCAGCTCGTGCAGGGCAAACGCAAGGTCATCGACGCCGGTGACCCCGCGCCCATCGCGCGTGACTTCGGCCTCGTCGGCGAGATCGCCGTCGTCGACCTCGACGCCGCGCTCGGAAAGGGCACCAACGAATCGCTCATCGAGCCCCTCCTCAACATCGCCGACTGCCGCGTCGGGGGCGGCATCCGCGATGCCCGCACCGCCATCCGCTGGCTCGACGCCGGCGCAACTCGAGTAGTTCTCGGCACACGCGCCGTCCCCGATGTCCTCCGCGACCTGCCGCGCGACCGCGTCATCGCCGCCCTCGACGCCCGCGACGGCGACGTGGTCACCCACGGTTGGACCGCCTCGACCGGCACGAAGATCGCCGACCGCATGCGCGACCTCGCCGACTTCGCAGGAGAGTTCCTCGTCACCTTCGTCGAGGTCGAAGGCACCATGCAGGGCACCAACATCGAGCGGGCCGCCGAACTCGGCGAACTCGCCCGCTCCCTAGGCTGCCGCCTCACCATCGCCGGCGGCGTGAAGAGCGTCGAAGAGATCGCCGCCCTCGACGGGCTCGGCATCGACGCCCAGATCGGCATGGCCCTCTACACCGGCACCTTCACCATCGCCGACGCCCTCGTCGCCATGCTCAAGACCGACCGCCCCGACGGCCTCATCCCGACCGTCGTCGCCGACGAGCGAGGCGCCGCACTCGGACTTACCTACTCGTCACCCGAGTCCATCCGACTCGCCCTCTCCGAACGCCGCGGCGTCTACTTCTCCCGCTCCCGCGCCGGCATCTGGCGCAAGGGCGAGTCCTCCGGCGCAACCCAGCAACTCCTCGCCGTCTCACTCGACTGCGACCGCGACACCATCCGCTTCACCGTGAAGCAGGACGGCTCCGGCTTCTGCCACACCGGTGCCCGCACCTGCTTCGGCCCTTCCCGCGGCCTCGCCTCCCTCGAATCACGACTCACCACTATCAAGCGTGCCACTGACCCGCTTCGGGTCAGCGCGCTTCCCCCTCCCCATGCTCCTCCTTCCTCCGCTCCCTCTTCCCTGCCGACTTCTTCCCCCTCTGAGTCTCTGTGCCTCTGTGGTGAGTCCTCCTCCTCTTCTCCTCCGCTTCCCTCCGCGGCCCTCCGCGTTGAAACTCCCTCCTACACCTCCCGCCTCCTTCGCGACCCCTCTCTCCTCCGCTCCAAGCTGCTCGAAGAAGCCGGCGAACTCATGGACGCGACCGACCGCGACCACATCACGCGCGAAGCCGCCGATGTTCTCTACTTCACGCTCGCGCGCCTCGCCGGAGCCGGCGTCTCCCTCGCCGACGTCGAACGCGAGCTCGACCGCCGCGCCAGAAAAATCACGCGTCGCCCCGGCAACGCCAAGCCGCCCGTGACCGCACCGCCCGCCGAGGCCACACCATGA
- the hisG gene encoding ATP phosphoribosyltransferase: protein MTTLSPARTTRQDLPGSIPAITEAAPSTLHVAIPKGRMYDGIVALLAEAGIRLSASARGYRPTLSLPAVEAKILKPQNIIEMLEVGSRDVGFAGADWVAELDANIVEVLDTGLDRVRVVAAAPTQILEDGRLPRRPLVVASEMERLTRAWIASRELDAKFVRSYGATEVFPPEDADCIVDIAASGATLAANGLEVVDELLTSSTRLYASRAAMADDAKRAAINDLALLLSSVLEARKRVMLEVNVPADRLDAVVAILPCMRQPTISPLHAGACTTPRAFAVKAAVPRERLPKLIPAIKQAGGTDLVISPIAQVVP from the coding sequence ATGACAACGCTCAGCCCCGCCCGCACCACAAGACAAGATCTCCCCGGCTCGATCCCCGCGATCACAGAAGCCGCGCCGAGCACACTCCACGTCGCCATACCCAAGGGACGCATGTACGACGGCATCGTCGCACTCCTCGCCGAAGCCGGCATCCGTCTCTCCGCCTCCGCCCGCGGCTATCGCCCCACCCTCTCCCTCCCCGCCGTCGAAGCCAAAATCTTGAAGCCCCAGAACATCATCGAGATGCTCGAGGTCGGCTCGCGCGATGTCGGCTTCGCCGGCGCCGACTGGGTCGCCGAACTCGACGCCAACATCGTCGAAGTCCTCGATACCGGGCTCGACCGTGTCCGCGTCGTCGCCGCCGCGCCGACCCAGATCCTCGAAGATGGCCGCCTCCCGCGCCGCCCCCTGGTGGTCGCCTCCGAGATGGAACGCCTCACCCGCGCCTGGATCGCCTCGCGCGAACTCGACGCAAAGTTCGTCCGCTCCTACGGCGCGACCGAGGTCTTCCCCCCCGAAGACGCCGACTGCATCGTCGACATCGCCGCCTCTGGCGCAACACTCGCCGCCAACGGCCTCGAAGTCGTCGACGAACTCCTCACCTCTTCCACACGCCTCTACGCAAGCCGCGCCGCCATGGCTGACGACGCCAAACGCGCCGCCATCAACGACCTCGCACTCCTCCTCTCCTCCGTCCTCGAAGCCCGCAAACGCGTCATGCTCGAGGTCAACGTCCCCGCCGATCGGCTCGACGCCGTCGTCGCCATCCTCCCCTGCATGCGACAACCCACCATCTCCCCACTCCACGCCGGCGCGTGTACCACACCACGCGCCTTCGCCGTCAAGGCCGCCGTTCCCCGTGAGAGACTCCCGAAGCTCATCCCAGCCATCAAACAAGCCGGCGGCACAGACCTCGTCATCTCACCCATCGCGCAAGTCGTTCCCTAG
- a CDS encoding sugar phosphate isomerase/epimerase, with the protein MAHSRQAVSRRDALVAIGGVGLAMVAPFGRALGVGRGGGVLPISLAQWSLHRALFAKELDNLDFARTARESYGIEAVEYVNAFFFDKARDASYIGEMRKRADGEGVKSLLIMCDREGELAHSDEAKRKQSVENHRKWLEAAAALGCHSIRVNAAGDAPWDERMRHAADGLRALVDLAEPYGLNVIVENHGSLSSNGEWLAGVMKMVDHPRCGTLPDFGNFCLDWSRASDPEAWYDRYKGVSELMPYAKGVSAKSHEFDADGNEVRTNYRRMMKIVRDSGYTGYVGIEYEGDKHSEPEGIRLTKALLDLIATEK; encoded by the coding sequence ATGGCACACAGCAGGCAGGCGGTTTCTCGGCGTGATGCGCTGGTTGCGATCGGCGGGGTGGGGCTCGCGATGGTTGCTCCGTTCGGGCGGGCGTTGGGAGTGGGCCGCGGAGGGGGCGTGTTGCCGATCTCGCTCGCGCAGTGGTCGCTGCATCGGGCGTTGTTCGCGAAGGAGCTGGACAATCTCGACTTTGCGCGAACGGCGCGTGAGAGTTACGGCATTGAGGCGGTGGAGTATGTGAACGCGTTCTTCTTCGACAAGGCGCGGGATGCATCGTACATCGGCGAGATGCGGAAGCGGGCGGATGGCGAGGGCGTCAAGTCGCTGCTCATCATGTGCGACAGGGAGGGGGAGCTGGCGCACTCGGACGAGGCGAAGCGGAAACAGTCTGTTGAGAATCATCGCAAGTGGCTGGAGGCGGCGGCGGCTCTGGGGTGCCACTCGATCCGCGTGAACGCGGCCGGTGATGCGCCTTGGGACGAGCGGATGAGGCACGCGGCGGATGGGCTGCGGGCTCTGGTTGACCTGGCGGAGCCGTATGGGCTCAACGTGATTGTTGAGAACCACGGCTCGCTGAGCAGCAACGGGGAGTGGCTGGCGGGCGTGATGAAGATGGTGGATCATCCGCGCTGCGGGACGCTGCCGGACTTCGGCAATTTCTGTCTGGACTGGTCGCGAGCGAGCGATCCTGAGGCGTGGTACGACCGGTACAAGGGTGTATCGGAGTTGATGCCTTACGCGAAGGGTGTCTCGGCCAAGAGCCACGAGTTCGACGCGGACGGGAACGAGGTCCGGACGAACTACCGCCGGATGATGAAGATCGTGCGCGACTCGGGGTACACGGGTTACGTCGGGATCGAGTACGAGGGTGACAAGCACTCGGAGCCGGAGGGGATCCGTCTCACCAAGGCGCTGCTGGACCTGATCGCGACAGAGAAGTGA
- the hisD gene encoding histidinol dehydrogenase, with the protein MTAPLLKLIAPADIRLSRKDPVDADTLAIASRILTDVRDRGMAAVVEHAIRLGDVKHADEIIVDRPRLTAALNRIDNADRRILERAAERIRAFALAQRASIINIKLPSPIGGTMGHRIAPVERAGCYAPGGRFPLPSSVLMTAVTARAAGVREVWLASPRPSEATLAAAAIAGADGVLAIGGAQAIGALAYGAEPIPRCDAIVGPGNRYVTAAKQLVSGRVAIDMLAGPSELLIIADDSADPATIAADLLAQAEHDPDAIPMLVTTDATLPARVDLELSRQLETLPTAAIARASLGNGFACVVPSLDDLILASDDIAPEHLEILTRDAAAIANRFNNYGAIFIGSGAAEVFGDYGIGPNHTLPTGGTARSFAGLSVFTFLKARTFLASGPALPDPALASDIARFARIEGLEGHARAAEIRL; encoded by the coding sequence ATGACCGCCCCTCTCCTCAAACTCATCGCACCCGCCGACATCCGCCTCTCTCGCAAAGACCCCGTCGATGCCGACACGCTCGCCATCGCCTCCCGCATCCTCACCGACGTCCGCGACCGCGGCATGGCCGCCGTCGTCGAGCACGCCATCCGCCTCGGCGATGTGAAGCACGCCGACGAGATCATCGTCGATCGCCCGCGCCTCACCGCCGCACTCAACCGCATCGACAACGCCGACCGCCGCATCCTCGAACGCGCCGCCGAGCGCATCCGCGCCTTCGCCCTCGCCCAGCGCGCATCCATCATCAACATCAAACTCCCATCTCCCATCGGTGGCACCATGGGCCACCGCATCGCCCCCGTCGAACGCGCCGGCTGCTACGCCCCCGGCGGCCGCTTCCCGCTCCCCTCCAGCGTCCTCATGACCGCCGTCACCGCCCGTGCCGCGGGTGTCCGCGAGGTCTGGCTCGCCTCACCTCGTCCCTCCGAAGCCACCCTCGCCGCCGCCGCCATCGCCGGCGCCGACGGTGTCCTCGCCATCGGCGGAGCCCAGGCAATCGGCGCACTCGCCTACGGCGCAGAGCCCATCCCGCGCTGCGACGCCATCGTCGGTCCCGGCAATCGCTACGTGACAGCCGCGAAGCAGCTCGTCTCCGGCCGCGTCGCCATCGACATGCTCGCCGGCCCCAGCGAGCTGCTCATCATCGCGGACGACTCGGCCGACCCCGCGACCATCGCCGCCGATCTCCTCGCCCAGGCCGAGCACGACCCCGACGCCATCCCCATGCTCGTCACCACCGACGCAACGCTCCCCGCGCGCGTTGACCTTGAACTCTCTCGCCAGCTCGAAACCCTCCCGACCGCCGCGATCGCCCGCGCTTCCCTCGGCAACGGCTTCGCGTGCGTCGTCCCATCCCTTGACGACCTGATCCTCGCCTCCGACGACATCGCCCCCGAACACCTCGAGATCCTCACACGCGACGCCGCGGCCATCGCCAATCGCTTCAACAACTACGGCGCGATCTTCATCGGCTCCGGTGCTGCAGAGGTCTTCGGCGACTACGGCATCGGACCCAACCACACCCTCCCCACGGGCGGCACCGCACGCTCGTTCGCCGGTCTCTCCGTCTTCACCTTTCTCAAGGCCCGCACATTCCTCGCTTCCGGCCCCGCCTTGCCAGATCCCGCACTCGCCAGCGACATCGCCCGCTTCGCCCGCATCGAAGGCCTCGAAGGCCACGCGCGAGCCGCGGAGATCCGCCTCTGA
- a CDS encoding imidazoleglycerol-phosphate dehydratase, giving the protein MTTTPTSVPSSERSNVALRRARIERSTRETSITADLIIDGSGRASVKTGIGFLDHMLATLALFARFDLDLIAQGDLHVDDHHTSEDCFIVLGQAIDRALEDRVGLVRFGHAYAPLDEALARAVVDLATRITASIDLGLTRPTVGQWACENITHALNTLAASARLTLHVDVLKGANDHHRAEAAFKALGLALRDAVRRDPTLSPTDVSNSTKGVL; this is encoded by the coding sequence TTGACGACCACACCCACAAGCGTGCCCTCATCAGAACGCTCCAACGTGGCACTCCGCCGCGCCCGCATCGAGCGATCCACACGCGAGACCTCCATCACCGCCGACCTCATCATCGACGGCTCCGGCCGCGCCTCGGTCAAGACCGGCATCGGCTTCCTCGACCACATGCTCGCCACCCTCGCCCTCTTCGCTCGCTTCGATCTCGACCTCATCGCCCAGGGAGACCTCCACGTCGACGACCACCACACTTCCGAGGACTGCTTCATCGTCCTCGGCCAGGCGATCGATCGCGCCCTCGAAGACCGCGTCGGACTCGTCCGCTTCGGACACGCCTACGCACCCCTCGACGAGGCCCTCGCCCGCGCCGTCGTCGACCTCGCGACCCGCATCACCGCCTCGATCGACCTCGGTCTCACGCGTCCGACCGTCGGGCAATGGGCCTGCGAGAACATCACCCACGCCCTCAACACGCTCGCCGCGTCCGCCCGCCTCACCCTCCACGTCGACGTGCTCAAGGGCGCCAACGACCACCACCGCGCCGAGGCCGCCTTCAAGGCCCTCGGGCTCGCCCTCCGCGATGCGGTGCGCCGCGACCCCACGCTCTCACCCACCGATGTCTCCAACAGCACCAAGGGGGTGCTCTGA
- a CDS encoding TIGR01548 family HAD-type hydrolase, which yields MASATADSSSRATPRIPVETTDLINTDSVRGPRPAPILRALKPYTPGAQPRPIDLKLDANEGPAPSGVLLEWLRPNASESLRRYPSAAALEAQIAARNNVTADRVIVTAGADDALERITRAVLAPGREAILTTPTFEMLSRYARLAGADVIEAPWLGEPFDVEAIESRIGPRTAAIFIVTPNNPTGQAIPAESIRRLSAAIPAGLLVVDLAYAEYADEDLTELVLSLPNAVAVRTFSKAWGLAGLRVGYAIGPAEVINWLRAVGHPYAVSGPSLAIASAWYEAGRTRVEAAARRVRLERRELIEHLRDLGAAPIESKANFVLARFDEPRQSAHLVADLLASQGIAVRRLPVGSALESYLRITLPGEPVAFNRLCTALTSALRPRAILFDMDGVIADVSASYRQAIVRTAATFGVNLSATDIARAKDAGNANNDWVLTRRLLLARGVDVPLEDVIRTFESFYQGDPDDPDRKPGLWRSESLLIDRAQLEALARRFTLAIVTGRPRRDAQRFLEHFGITDLFPVVVTMEDAPPKPDPRPITIALERLGERAAWMIGDTPDDLIAARRAGVASIGVIAPGDRATEERAFEAGRTLVASGAARVLNTVSKITELLP from the coding sequence ATGGCCTCCGCAACCGCAGACAGTTCATCCCGCGCCACCCCGCGCATCCCCGTCGAAACTACAGACCTCATCAACACCGACTCCGTCCGCGGCCCCCGCCCCGCGCCGATCCTCCGCGCGCTCAAGCCCTACACCCCCGGCGCACAGCCACGCCCCATCGACCTGAAGCTCGACGCCAACGAAGGCCCCGCGCCCTCCGGCGTCCTCCTCGAATGGCTCAGGCCAAACGCATCCGAATCGCTCCGCCGCTACCCATCAGCCGCCGCACTCGAAGCGCAGATCGCCGCCCGCAACAACGTCACCGCCGATCGCGTCATCGTCACCGCAGGCGCCGACGATGCCCTCGAACGCATCACCCGCGCCGTTCTCGCCCCCGGTCGCGAAGCGATCCTCACCACGCCCACCTTCGAGATGCTCTCGCGCTACGCCCGCCTCGCAGGTGCCGATGTCATCGAGGCCCCGTGGCTCGGCGAGCCCTTCGACGTCGAAGCGATCGAATCCAGGATCGGACCGCGCACCGCCGCGATCTTCATTGTCACACCCAACAACCCAACCGGCCAGGCGATCCCCGCCGAGTCCATCCGCCGCCTCTCTGCCGCCATCCCCGCCGGGCTACTCGTCGTCGATCTCGCCTACGCCGAGTACGCCGACGAAGACCTCACCGAACTCGTCCTCTCACTCCCGAACGCCGTCGCGGTCCGCACCTTCTCCAAGGCCTGGGGACTCGCGGGCCTGCGCGTCGGCTACGCCATCGGACCCGCCGAAGTGATCAACTGGCTCCGCGCCGTCGGGCACCCCTACGCCGTCAGCGGCCCCTCGCTCGCGATCGCTTCCGCGTGGTACGAAGCGGGGCGAACCCGCGTCGAAGCCGCCGCCCGGCGCGTCCGCCTCGAACGCCGCGAACTCATCGAGCACCTCCGCGACCTCGGCGCAGCGCCCATCGAGTCAAAGGCAAACTTCGTCCTCGCACGCTTCGACGAACCGCGTCAGAGCGCCCACCTCGTCGCCGACCTCCTGGCCTCCCAGGGAATCGCCGTCCGTCGCTTACCAGTCGGGAGCGCGTTGGAGTCCTACCTCCGAATCACACTCCCAGGCGAACCGGTCGCCTTCAACCGGCTCTGCACCGCCCTGACCTCCGCGCTCCGCCCCCGCGCCATCCTCTTCGACATGGACGGAGTCATCGCAGACGTCTCCGCGTCATACCGGCAGGCGATCGTGCGCACCGCCGCCACGTTCGGTGTCAACCTCTCCGCCACCGACATCGCGCGAGCGAAAGACGCCGGCAACGCCAACAACGATTGGGTCCTCACCCGCCGCCTGCTCCTCGCGCGAGGCGTCGATGTGCCGCTCGAAGACGTCATCCGCACCTTCGAGTCCTTCTACCAGGGCGATCCCGATGACCCGGATCGCAAGCCCGGCCTCTGGCGATCCGAGTCCCTCCTCATCGACCGCGCCCAGCTCGAAGCCCTCGCCCGCCGGTTCACCCTCGCGATCGTCACCGGACGCCCACGTCGCGACGCCCAACGCTTCCTCGAGCACTTCGGCATCACCGACCTCTTCCCCGTCGTCGTCACGATGGAAGACGCTCCGCCGAAGCCCGACCCGCGCCCCATCACCATCGCCCTCGAACGCCTCGGCGAACGAGCCGCGTGGATGATCGGCGACACCCCCGACGACCTCATCGCCGCACGCCGCGCCGGCGTCGCATCCATCGGCGTCATCGCGCCGGGAGACCGCGCCACGGAAGAACGCGCCTTCGAAGCCGGTCGAACCCTCGTCGCATCCGGCGCGGCACGCGTTCTCAACACAGTCTCAAAGATCACGGAGCTGCTCCCTTGA
- the hisH gene encoding imidazole glycerol phosphate synthase subunit HisH — MVSNLDNDAIFTNDPGAARDVYIVRTGSANLASVVAAVERVGARPIPTSDPADVLLAERLVLPGVGSFGAAMSELTQRGLVSAIRERLAVGRSTLGICLGLQLLARGSEESPGVTGLSLIDAVVRRLPAAPGLRVPQMGWNLTEPRHSCRTLNGGYAYFANSYALPEIPRGWRGSTFAHGESNPVAAIEQGDGDRLVVATQFHPELSGRWGLDLIRRWVIGRPTIEPSDDQGDQADAVLAQSRARGQLSPAAAVGAGDACEGSRC, encoded by the coding sequence ATGGTCTCAAACCTCGACAACGACGCGATCTTCACGAATGACCCCGGTGCTGCACGCGACGTCTACATCGTCCGCACCGGCTCCGCCAACCTCGCATCGGTCGTCGCCGCAGTCGAACGCGTCGGCGCACGCCCGATTCCAACCTCAGATCCCGCCGATGTGCTCCTCGCAGAACGGCTCGTCCTCCCCGGCGTCGGCTCCTTCGGCGCTGCCATGTCCGAACTCACCCAGCGCGGCCTCGTCTCCGCGATCCGCGAGCGGCTCGCCGTCGGCCGCTCAACTCTCGGCATCTGCCTCGGCCTCCAACTCCTCGCGCGTGGCTCCGAAGAATCACCGGGCGTGACCGGTCTCTCCCTCATCGATGCCGTCGTCCGCCGTCTCCCCGCTGCCCCCGGACTCCGCGTCCCACAGATGGGCTGGAACCTCACCGAGCCCCGCCACTCCTGCCGCACGCTCAACGGCGGCTACGCATACTTCGCGAACTCCTACGCCCTCCCCGAGATCCCGCGCGGGTGGCGCGGCAGCACCTTCGCCCACGGCGAATCAAACCCCGTCGCCGCCATCGAACAGGGCGATGGCGACCGCCTCGTCGTCGCCACCCAGTTCCACCCCGAACTCAGCGGCCGATGGGGACTGGACCTCATCCGCCGCTGGGTCATCGGACGCCCGACGATCGAGCCGTCGGACGATCAGGGTGACCAAGCCGATGCGGTGCTGGCCCAATCCCGCGCCCGTGGCCAATTGAGTCCAGCTGCCGCAGTCGGCGCTGGCGATGCGTGCGAGGGCTCGCGATGCTGA
- the hisF gene encoding imidazole glycerol phosphate synthase subunit HisF — MLTTRVIPCLDVRDGRIVKGVRFQSLRDAGDPASRAAFYEQTGADEIVMLDVSATNEARATAARTVRAIRRVLSIPLTVGGGIRSIDDAARLLDAGADKVSVNSAAVRDPDLITRLADRFGRQCTVLAIDAARRDESQAGSSAYTVLTRSGTTPEPLDALAWSVEGQSRGAGEILLTSFDRDGTGDGYDLDLLALIASSVEIPVIASGGARNAQHLADAVRAGADAVLAASIFHDGLTTPDAIKRELAELGLRVRREEPANTTAEEYVA; from the coding sequence ATGCTGACCACACGCGTGATCCCCTGCCTTGATGTCCGCGACGGACGCATCGTCAAGGGCGTCCGCTTCCAATCGCTCCGCGACGCTGGCGATCCCGCCTCCCGCGCCGCCTTCTACGAACAGACCGGCGCAGACGAGATCGTCATGCTCGACGTCAGCGCCACCAACGAGGCAAGAGCAACCGCCGCGCGAACCGTCAGAGCCATCCGACGCGTCCTCTCCATCCCGCTGACGGTGGGGGGCGGCATCCGATCGATCGACGACGCCGCACGCCTCCTCGACGCCGGCGCCGACAAAGTGAGCGTCAACTCCGCCGCTGTCCGCGACCCCGACCTCATCACGCGCCTCGCCGACCGATTCGGACGACAATGCACCGTCCTCGCCATCGACGCCGCACGCCGCGACGAGTCGCAGGCGGGCTCGTCCGCCTACACCGTCCTCACCCGCTCCGGCACCACGCCCGAGCCGCTGGACGCTCTCGCGTGGTCCGTCGAAGGCCAATCACGCGGCGCGGGAGAGATCCTCCTCACCTCCTTCGATCGCGACGGCACCGGCGACGGGTACGACCTCGATCTGCTCGCACTCATCGCGTCCTCCGTCGAGATCCCCGTCATCGCCTCCGGCGGCGCACGCAACGCGCAGCACCTCGCCGATGCCGTCAGAGCCGGCGCCGACGCGGTGCTCGCCGCAAGCATCTTCCACGACGGCCTCACCACCCCGGACGCGATCAAGCGCGAACTCGCCGAACTGGGCCTCCGCGTCCGCCGCGAAGAACCGGCGAACACCACCGCCGAGGAGTACGTCGCATGA